The following are from one region of the Sorghum bicolor cultivar BTx623 chromosome 2, Sorghum_bicolor_NCBIv3, whole genome shotgun sequence genome:
- the LOC8059002 gene encoding uncharacterized protein LOC8059002, translating to MASSSRQLAVRLAMIALALAFFLACAGVASAARPAPAACGGGEEVGTGTTAAAASYLHMYPAAAVVEKARETVEMLMARLPAGPSPKGPGH from the coding sequence ATGGCTTCGTCGTCGAGGCAGCTGGCGGTTCGTCTCGCCATGATCGCGCTCGCGCTCGCTTTCTTCCTCGCGTGCGCGGGCGTCGCCAGCGCCGCGAGGCCGGCACCGGCAGCGTGCGGCGGCGGGGAGGAGGTGGGCACAGGCACAACGGCGGCCGCCGCGTCGTACCTGCACATGtacccggcggcggcggtggtggagaAGGCGAGGGAGACGGTGGAGATGCTCATGGCCAGGCTGCCGGCCGGGCCCAGCCCCAAGGGCCCCGGCCACTAG